GAGTTCCTGTTGGACGCCGAAGGCCAGTTCCTGGTTGTCGAAGAACGGCGGCCGATTCTGCTGCGACAGCGGGATTCCCTCGGAACTGAAGGTGAAAGCCGGGTTCGGCCGCTTCCCCGCGCCCAGCACGTCGGCTTCCGACGCGACGACGCCTTGTTGTGCGACGACGAGTTGCGGGTTGCGTGCTTCCGCGATCCGAAGCGCGTCTTCGAGCGACAGCCGGGCAGGCACCACAGAATCCTGGGCCAGCAGCCTGCCTGCGCCGACCAGGAGCAGTCCACACGTGAGAAACGCTCGATTCATGACACAACCAGGGCGTGGGCGCACGCCAGCTACACGAGGTGAATGGAGGGGGCAGTCTGTCGAGTGTGAGGCTAGAGGGCTGGCTGCGGAGGGTGATAGAGCTGCGCGAGTGAGGCGGCAGGGACGAAACTCAGGCAGAACGGATCGACCGCCGACGATTGCGGAGACTCAGCAATCAGGATATGTGCCGAGAGCGTAATCGAGTGCGCGTGACAAAAACAGTGATCCGGATGCAGCAGCCCGGGGCGCTTCGGGGCATTCGTGTCATGGTGCGACAGGCAGGATGTCGGACACGGGCCATCGAACGCGTCTCCGGCGCAGAAATCCGGCAGGCCGAGGTCAACGCTGATCCAGGCCAGCAGAAAGAGCGTCGCGCAGCGAATCCAGCCGTGTCGGGCAAGCGAACGCATGGGCGGGGCGCATCATAGCAGGAGAGGGAGTCGGCGCCAAATTCGCCGAATGGACGGGGAGCCGGTTGCCGCCTCCAGGAGTCGGTGGACGGTAGGTGGTGGACAGTAGTCAGTAGGACGCAAACTGCGGTAGGGGCGACGCACGCGTCGCCCGCGGCCCCTTCTTCCTGACCATGCGCACAATCTGGCAGGGTCTTGTCTGAACCGCCCCTATTCCCTCAACAGCGTGTCGATAAGCAGGGACATTTCATCGATCATTGCCTGTTCACCCAGGAAACCTAGTGTTCTAGAGCGGATTCTGCCATGGCGATCGATCACCACCTGGCTTGGCAGTCCGCCGATATCGTACTTTCTACTTAGAAACACATCGTCAAAGAGCACGGGAACTGTGAAGTGACTCTCCGCAAAGTACTTCTGGACGCGCATCGCGAGGTTGGCGCCGGTGTCGGCTTCCTGGGTATCAATGGCCAGAATCACCACGTCGGGATTGTCCTGGTATTTCTTATGAACTTTCTCCAGGACCGGCAGCGCGGTCTTGCAGTGCGCGCACCAGGTTGCCCAGAAGTCAAGCACCACGACCTTGCCTCGAAGGACCGACAGGTCGACGATTCGTCCGTCGAGGCTCTTGAGTCTGAAGTTGATTGCTCGTGGACTGGATGGTCCATCCGACAGCTTCCCTCTCAGTCGATTGTTCTTGAACTCGCCGGCTTCAATCAGAGCTTGGTCGAATCCTTTTGCCGATCCCATCCGCTTCCGATAGGCCATCCTGTAATACTCAACCAGTTTTTCTGTCGAAATCCCCTGGCGCAGGCTGTTCGCACAGAATTCCACAACTCTGCTGTCTTCGCCATTTTTCAGATAACATTCGGCCAGCCGTTCATTGATCTCGGGCCGTTTGCCTTTGGTCAACACAAAGGCCTCTTCAAAGAGTCTCTCCGCTTCCCGGGTATGACCTAGCGTCAAGAGACCAAGAGCTGAGGTGGCCAGTCCTGCTCCGACGTTGCCTTCAAGAAATGTCTTCCATTCACTCTGGCTCATGTAGGTCGGTTTAGATTCTTGTCTAACCCGTTCAGTTCCTTTTCTGGCCCACTCCATGGCCTGTTCAACTCGTTCCTTCTTCTCAATGTGGTGCCATGCGATCTGGATGTAGAACATGCCATCGGGTCTTCGTGCTGAATCCAACAACGTGATCGCCTTGTCGTACTGGCCAGCCTTGAAACAGTAGAAGACGAGGGTGTTCTGGAACCTCTCCAAGTCCGGGCCCTCCTGCGGGAAGTCATTCAAGAAGGCCTCAAGCAGGGGGATCTTCTTCGCATAGTCCATTTCCGCGTAAACTGCGCGGAGACGAACGCTGACCGCAATCGGGCCCTTCGGATGGACGGCTATGGCGGACGTGACGATCTCATCCGCCTTCTGCAGTTGGCCGACTTTCTCAAACCACTTCAGCAGTTCTACCATCATCTCTTCGTCATCCGGCCTGGCTTCAGAGAGGTCCTTCAACGCGGCGGCTATCTTCGCTTTGGTTTCATTCGTGGGCGATTCGCTCATCCACAGCGCCCAGAGTGAGATGGATGCCCGCCAGTTGTCGGGATAGAGGAGCCTCTCCTTGTCCAGTTCGGTCCTTGCCGCGGCCAGGTCTTTCTTGCGCTTGAAACCTGAAACATCGATCGATTGGAGAATGGAGGCGCGTTGCAGATGAGAATGTTCCAGTGGCTTTCCATCGGTTCCATACAAATAGGAATCCCAGGCGTTCTTGTTATTGTCGTCGGTCTTGCCCTTCGAGGTGAACCGCAGCAACATCAATCTCGCCTTGTCATCATCAATCCTCAAGGTGCAACTGCACGACTGGCCCGATTGAGTCATTGGAATGTCGAGGCGAAGCGCGTCCTCTGAGACTCTTAAGAGAAGAACCTCGGCAGTCATGGCCTTGCATTCCTGCAACAGAGCACCGGGTGCCCCCGAGTTGTAGGCGATGACGAGTGGCTCTCCAATCCTAGGCATGTGCGGGGTGAGGGAGAGGACCTGCTCCTCCCCCAATGGGGCTGACAGTAGCAGGCCACTCACACTTCCCAGCAGCAGGAGTAGTGCTTTGTTCATGAACCCGCTCCTCGAAGATATGAACAGTGTCTCTGGAGTAGTGGCCGGATCAGTGAGTGACTATGACCGCTGCAGTGCAGGGGCGACGCATGCGTCGCCCCCCAGCTCCTAGTCTTTGTCCCGACTACTTAACGATCGTCGCCTTCACCTCGAGCGTGACCTTGCGATCGGTCAGCGGGTCGGCCGACTGGCAGAGAATGGCTGGCACGCCGTCGTTCAGGATCGACGTCACACTCTGCGAAATCGACGTCTTCCCAGCCGGGATGTCTGCCGACGTCGCGTCGTTGAGCAATTGGTATTCCAGAGACGCACGTATACGGATCTTGTTGCCCTCGACTTCCGGCCACGCGTCGATCGACAACGGCACCTGCGTGGAAGGCACACCCTTGCGGACTACATCGGCGTTGGTTCGGATGCGCCCAGACTCCATATCAGCCACATTCATCGTGACGGTCTTCTTAACCGGCGTCGCCGTGCCGATCTGATCGGTGATCGTGAATTCCAGACGGAGGTTAATCAACTGGCCTCGGGCACGCCGGACGGCTGGCGGTGGCGTGGGCGCTTCTGGAGCAGTGGCAGCGCGAGGGGCCTGGGGTGCCGTAGGGGCCTTAGCAGGCGCCGGCGGTGGGGGCGGTGCCTGCGGATCGTCGCCAACCGTCGTCAACCTGACCTTGGGCGTTGCGGCGATGGCCGGTCTGACAATCCGCAGGGTCGACTGCGGCGTCGTTGCCACCTGTGGTGCGTTTGGCGCGGCGACCGGGCTTACGGCGGCAACCGGCGCAGCAGCCGCGACCGGCGCCGGCGTCTGGGCAGCCGCGAAACCTGCCGACGCCAGAACCAGGAAGGCCGCGGTGGTGAGAGTCAATCGAGCGTTCATCTGTTCTGTCTCCTTTGTACTTCGACTCGCAAGTAGGGTTGAATACTCTGGTGCGTTGATCCGGTCAATGCGCTTGCTCAGCACAAAGTCCTGAGGGAGTAGGGTCGTCGTCGAACCTACGAATCGAAGGACTTTGGATCTCGGTCGATCCGACCGGGATATCCTGAATGGTGATGGGTTTGAGATCGACGAGCGGCTCGACGCCGATGTCGGGGATGTGGATGGCATCTGGCCCGAGGGCCGCAATGGCAATGGGATCCGGCTGTGCGAGCGGGGACGGACCCGTCTCTTCCACAGCGCCAGCCGTTTCGGCTGCAGGAGTGTTTCCGCCAGTGACACCGGCGCCGTGTCGAACCCCGGTTCTTACCGGAGCGCTCTGGCTCTGACTGTGACGTGCCGAACCTGCGCCCGTCGCCAACCCGGCGTTGGCGAGTGTCCCCGAGGGCTGAGGCTGCGGCTTCGCCGCGCCAGCAGCCGGTATCGATGACGAGTCGTGCCTGGCGGTGACCGACTCGGGCTGATCCCCGGGACGCCCGAACCAAACAGTCGCCGCAACGGCCATCACAATGACCGCCATTCCTGCGGCCCACGCCCAGCGGGGCAACTGACCCGCCGCCCGCTCGCCTTCGCCCTCGATGCGCGCGAGCACCTCGGCGCGCATCGTGGCCGGTGCCTCCATCCGCGTCATCTCCCGCGCGACAACATCGATCGCCTGATCGATCGCCGACGCCGGCTCGCTGTCTGCCGGGCTGGAGCCCGGCGATCCCAGGATCATGCTCGCCTCCGACATTCCCCGCCTGTTCTCATCCATATCTGCATCCGCCCTAGTTCCAATCCCGAACGCGTCTTGTCACGCTGAAGCGGGGCGATTCCAGCTCGCAACGGATCGGACAGTTGGTCAGCTTGACACCCCTGGGATCGCCGGGCTCCAGCCCGGCCTCCGGCGCGACGCCCCGCCAATCCCTAATCCCTAATCCCTGGAGGCGCTAGCTGCCCCCGTATCCCAGCTCCGCCAGCTTGCCCTTTAACTGCCGCTTCGACTCGGCGACCCGCCATTTGACGGTTCCGAGCGGGATCCCCAGCATCCCGGCAATCTCCTCGTAGGTGTGCTCGCCCGACGTGGTCAGCAGAAGCACATCCCGCAGCTTCGGCGACAGCCCCGAAATCAGGCGTTTCAGGTGAGCGCCAAGTTCAGAGTCGATGAGCGTCCGCTCCTGCCCGCGCGACGGGTCCGGCCACTCCCATTCCGTGCCTTCGGCCGGCGCGACGAACCGGCGCAACAGGGCCCTTACGCTCCGGCGCCTCGTGAGGGCCTTTCGCCACGCGATCGACAGGAGCCAGGTCTTGAAACTGGCCTGTTCCCGAAAATCGGCGAGGTATCGAAAGGCCGCCACAAATGCCTCCTGCGTCACTTCTTCGGCATCGTCCGGGGACCCCAGCGCGGCCAGCGCCGTCCGGAAGGCCGATGTCCGGTGCCGGTCGACCAGGACCCCAAACGCGGCGTGATCGCCACGCCGGGCCCGTTCGACCAGCTCCGAATCGCTCACACCAGAAGTAGACACATGCAGTCCGTGGTTGGTTGGGTGGAATGTACAGTACACTGACGAGTCTGCCGCCGCTGCAGTCGGGGCGGAGGCAGCAGTCCTCGTGTGTCGCACTGCGGCTCGGACCCTGTGCAATCCCAGTCTGTGAATCGTGTCAGGGCCGGAAGGCAGCAGCACTAAGCGGGTCCTGTGATGTGCCGCAGGACAACCCGGGCCGCAGTGGGGGGCATGAGGATGCTCGTAGGCGCGAGGCGCGAGGGAAGAACGCTTGGCAATGCCTGTCGCCCAACGCCTATCGCCTAACGCCTGAATTCTATCGCCTAACGCCTCGCGCCTAACGCCTGTTTCGTATGTCCTACACCGTCATTGCCCGCCGCTGGCGGCCGCAGAAGCTCGACGAAGTGATCGGCCAGCGCGCCGTTACCCAGACGCTGCGCAACGCCATGTCGAGCGGCCGCGTCGCGCAGGCCTTCGTGTTTGCCGGGCCGCGCGGCGTCGGCAAGACCACCACCGCCCGCATCCTGGCGCGGATGCTCAACTGCGCCAACGGCCCGACGGCCGATCCGTGTGGTACCTGCGATCCCTGCCGCGAGATCGCGGAAGGCCGCGACATGGACGTGCTCGAAATCGACGCCGCCACGCATACCGGCATCGACAACGTCCGCGAAGTGATCATCTCGGGACTGGCCATCGTGCCGGTCCGCGACAAGTACAAGATCTTCATCATCGACGAGGTCCATCAGCTCTCCGCCTCGTCATTTAACGCATTGCTCAAGTCGATCGAAGAGCCGCCGCCCCATGTGACCTTCATCATGGCGACGACGGCGCTCGATAAGATTCCCGAGACGATTGCGTCGCGTTCGCAGGTCTTTGAGTTCAAGACCATCTCGAGCCGCGCCATTGGCGACCAATTGAAAAAGATCGCGGTTGCCGACGGCATCACGGCGTCCGACGAAGCCATTGCGCTGGTTGCGCGGGCGGCCGAGGGCAGCATGCGCGATGCCGAGACGGCCTTCGACCAGGTGCTGGCGTTCGCCGGCAATACGGTTGGTGTCGAAGACGTCGCGACGGTGCTGGGCCTGGTCGGACGCGATCTGCTGTTCGACGTGCTGACGGCGGTCGCCGACGAGAACGGTGCCGCGGCATTTGAACTGGCCGGCCGCGCGGTCGAAGCCGGCTACGACCTGCGGCTGCTGTGCCGCGAACTGGCTCGCCTGGTTCGCGACCTGCTGGTGCTGTCGATTGACGAGACACGTTTCACAGACACCGACATCGCGCCCGAGCAGGATCACGAGCGGCTGAAACTGCTGCTGCCACGGTTCTCGCGCGAAGATCTGCTGCGCGCCTTCGACGTACTCGCGCGGGCCGAAAGCGAGATCAAGGGCGCCGCCGAGCCGCGCTATCACCTGGAGATGGCGCTGCTGCGTTGGATTCACCTGCGCAAGCTGACGCCGCTCTCCGATCTGATCGAGCAACTGCAGGGCCGGTCGCCTGCTGCCGCGCCGCCGCCGCGCGTGGCGGCCGCGCCTCCGACGCATCGACAGTCAGCGCCGGCGCCTCCGCCATTCTCGGCGCCGTCGGCGGCCGCTCCATCCGTCGCGGCGTCATCGTCGTCGGCCACTGTTGCCCGCCGGGTGGTGAGAGAGACATCGAGGCCGCCGATCGCGCCACCACGCTCAACGCCGCCGCCTCCAGCCGTCGCGCCCGAACGGTCCGCTGCGCCGCCCAGCCAACCTGCCGGTGCGGGTGGCAGCGTCAAGGACACCTATCTCGAGGAGATTCGCAAGGCGCGAGGGGCGTTCTACGGATCGGTGGTCGCACAGGCGCAGCGGATCGAATTCGAGTCCGACCGCATCGTTTTCCGGTTTACCGACGCGCAGAAGTTCCAGGCCGACCAGGTGTGGCAGAACAAGGACTGGCTCGAGAAACTCGCGCTGCAGGTGGCCGGACGCAGGCTCGCCGTCGCCGCGGAGTCTGTGAGAGCCGAGACGTCAGCGCGCGCGGCCACCTCACCTGGTGCCAGCGCTGATCAGGTGAAGCAGGAAGCCTCTCTCAAGGCCGAGGCCCTGGCGAGCCCGACGGTCCAGGCGCTGCTCGGGATTTTCGCCGCTGACATCACGGATGTGACGGAGCTCAAGAAGAAGTCATGAACATTCAGCAGATGATGAAGCAGGCGCAGCAGATGCAGGAGCAGATGCAGCGCCAGATGGCCGAGATGCGCATCGAAGCCAGCGCCGGCGGCGGCATGGTGACCGTCGTCATCAACGGCCTCAAGCAACTCCAGTCGCTCAAACTCGATCCCGAGGTCGTCAACAAGGATGATGTCGAAATGCTGCAGGATCTGATTCTTGCGGCGATCAACGACGCCAGCCGGAAGGCCGACGACGCGATGTCGCAGCAGGTCGGCGGCATGATGGGCGGGATGAAGATCCCGGGATTGTCCTGAGGCACGGCATCGCATGTCCCAGCCGGAACCCCTCACACGCCTGATCGACCAGTTGCAGCGCCTGCCCGGCATTGGCCGCAAGAGCGCGCAGCGCCTGGCGTTTCACGTGTTGAAGAGCACACGCGAGGATGCCGAACGGCTGGCTGATGCGATCCTCGATGTGAAGGAACGCGTCACCTACTGTTCGACCTGCAACAACGTGACCGACGTCGACCCGTGCCCGCTCTGCACGGATTCGTCCCGGAACACGCGCGTCATCTGCGTGGTGGAAGAGCCCCAGAACGTGCTCGTGATTGATCGGGCCCGCGACTACAACGGCCTCTATCATGTGCTGATGGGCGCGCTGTCGCCGCTGCAGGGGATCGGGCCAGGCGACCTGCGCATCAAGAGTCTGCTCGCGCGGGTGGACACCGGCGGGGTGGAAGAGATTATCCTTGCGACCAACCCGAACGTCGAAGGCGAGGCGACCGCCATCTACCTGGCGCGGCTGCTCAAGCCGCTGGGCGTGCGGGTGACGAGGATCGCGATGGGCGTGCCTGTTGGCAGCGATCTCGAGTACACCGACGATGTGACGATGCACAAGGCGATGGAAGGGCGCCGGGAGGTCTGACATGCTTCCACTTTCGTATCAACTTCCCGCGGCGGTCGCCCTGATGGCCGGTGGCGTGGTCACCTGCTTTGCCGGGTATCGGCTGTTTCGCTTCGTGCTTGGCGCCTACGGCTTTATTCTGGGCGCGCTGGTGGCCAGCTCGATGGTCGGCACCGCCGACACCTGGGCGATCGTCGTGTCTGCCATCGCAGGCGGCGCGGTGGGCGCGCTGATCCTGGTGGCCGGCTACTTCGTCGGGGTGGCGCTGGTCGGCGCGGGCACGGCGGCGTTTCTGCTGAATGTCATCTACACGCCGTGGCGCGGCGAACCGCAGTGGGTGCTGGTGATCGTGGCCGCCGCCATCGGTGCGTTCGTGGCGATCTGGTTCCAGCGCCACGTTATCGTCGCCGCCACCGCGTTTGGCGGCGCGTGGACCATGCTGGTGGGGCTCGCGGCGCTGATGGCCGGGAAGAGCGCGAAAGCGGCGTCAGCCACGACCGATGTCTGGGTGGTGTATCCCAGCGCAGCCGGGTTGCCCGCCACGTGGGTGTATGCGGCCTGGATTGTCCTCAGCCTGGTCGGCATGTACGTGCAGTTCCATGCCGGCGGCAAGCAGAAGCAGAAGAAGAAGCAGTAGCAGAAGACGGAGTGATGCACATGTGCTACCGATCGCGGCTCGTGTCCTCGTTGTTGCTGGCGTGGATCGTGATGTTCGCCGCAGTGCAGGGGCAGGCTGGCCCGCCTGCGAAGCCCGCAGCGCCATCGCCCGCTACGGCAGCCGCGCCAAGTCAGGCTGCACCGGCTCGCACCGTGGCAACAACCGCCAAACAGCCGGCCGCCTTTGATCTCGCGAAGCAGCCCACGCTGTTTGTCGTCGGCTACGCGCACCTGGACACCCAGTGGCGGTGGGACTATCCAACCACCATTCGCGAGTATCTGCCGAAGACCATCCGCGACAACTTCGCGCTCTTCGAGAAGTACCCGAATTACGTGTTCAACTTCAGCGGCTCGAACCGCTATCGAATGATCAAGGAGTACTACCCGGCCGACTATGAGAAGGTGAAGAAGGCGATTGCGGCCGGCCGGTGGTTCCCGTCGGGATCGTCGGTCGAGGAGAACGACGTCAACTCGCCGTCGGCCGAGTCGATCATCCGCCAGATTCTGTACGGCACGCAGTACTTCAAGCGGGAGTTCGGCAAGACCAGCGCGGAGTTCATGCTGCCGGATTGCTTCGGCTTCCCGGCGTCGCTGCCAACCCTTCTCGCGCATGCCGGCATCAAGGGATTCTCGACGCAGAAGCTGTCGTCGAGCTGGCAGCCGGCGGCCCGGGTGGGTGGACCGGGTTCGCCCGAGAAGACGCCGGATGGCATTCCGTTCAACGTCGGGATCTGGGAAGGGCCCGACGGCAAGACGATTCTCGCTGCGCTCAATCCCGGCAGCTACGGCGGATCGGTGACCTATGACCTGAGCAAGACGCCGCCGCCGCCGCCGCCGGCCAATCCGTCGACTCCGCAGCAGCAGGCGCCCAGGCCGCTGGTTGACTGGCCCGCGCGCATCGCGTTCAACGGGCAGGTGACGGGGGTCTTTACCGACTACATGTATTACGGCACCGGCGACACCGGCGGCACGCCCAGCGAGCCTTCGGTCAAGCTGATGGACGCCATCGTCGCGAAGCGCAAGACCGTGCTGCCGCCCGCGTTCTCCACTCGCGGCGGGTCCCAGTCCGGTCAGCCGCAACCGCCGCCGCCTCCCGGCGTCGAATCGCTGGTGGGCGATGGTCCGGTCAGAATCGTGTCGGCGACCGCGGAGCAGATGTTCCTGAACATCAAGCCCGAGCAGACGGCGAAGCTGCCGCGTTACAAGGGTGATCTCGAACTCATCAACCACTCGGCCGGGTCCATCACGTCGCAGGCGTATCTGAAGCGGTGGAATCGGATGAACGAAGTGCTTGCCGACAACGCCGAGCGGGCATCGGTCGCCGCCGCGTGGCTGGGTGGTCGGCCGTATCCGCAGCGGCGGCTGAACGACGCGTGGACGCTCGTGATGGGCGGACAGTTCCACGACATCATTCCCGGCACGAGCATCCCGAAGGCGTACGAGTACTCGTGGAATGACGAAGTGCTGGCGATGAACCAGTTCGCCGGCGTGCTGACCAGCGCCGTCGACGCGGTGGCCTCTGCGATGAACACACAGGTGACGGGCACGCCCATCGTCGTCTACAACCCCCTGAACATCGCGCGCGAGGACCTCGTGGAGGCGACAGTGCCGTTTGCGGCCGGTGCGCCAAAGGCCGTGCGGGTTGTCGGGCCAGACGGCAAGGATGTGCCTGCGCAGTTGACCGCCGGCAACAAGGTGCTCTTCGTCGCGCGCGTGCCGTCGGTCGGGTACGCGGTGTTCGACGTGCAGGCGGCCGATGCGGCAGCGACGTCGGCACTGAGCGTCACCAACTCCTCGCTCGAGAACGCGCGCTACCGGGTGACGCTCAACCAGAACGGCGATGTTGCGAGCCTTTTCGACAAGGCGACGGGCAAGGAACTGCTCGCTGCGCCGGCGCGGCTCGAAATCAAGACAGACAACCCGCGCAACTGGCCCGCGTGGAACATGGATTACGAAGACCAGATGCGCGCGCCTCGGGCGTATGTCTCAGGTCCGGCCAAGGTCCGTATCGTCGAGAACGGGCCGGCTCGCGTCGCCCTTGAAGTGACGCGGGAGACCGAGGGATCGACGTTCGTCCAGACGATTCGGCTGTCGGCCGGCGATGCGGGAACCCGGGTCGAGTTCGCCAACGCGATCGACTGGAAGACGAAGGAGGCACACCTCAAGGCGGTGTTCCCATTGACCGCTGCCAATACGGTGGCCACCTACAACTGGGACGTCGGCACGATCGAGCGCACGCCCAACGACGAGCGGCAGTTCGAGGTGGCGTCGCACCAGTGGTTCGATCTCACCGACAAGGGCGGCGCATTTGGCGTCACCGTGTTGTCCGACAGCAAGATCGCCTCCGACAGGCCGGACGATCACACGCTCCGGCTGACGCTCATCCGCACGCCTGGCACGCGCGGCGGCTACGAGGATCAGGGCACGCAGGACCTCGGCCATCACGAGTTCGTCTACGGGCTTGCCGGCCATGCAAACGGCTGGCGTCAGGCGCAGACCGACTGGCAGGGGCAACGGCTCAATCAGCCGCTGGTCGCGTTCGAGAGCCCGAAGCATGCCGGTGCGCTCGGCAGGAGTTTCTCGCTCCTCACGCTCAACAACACCCGCCTGCGCGTCCTCGCGGTGAAGAAGGCCGAGCAGAGCGACGAGGTCATCGTTCGCCTTGTTGAACTCGACGGCCAGAAGGCCGATAACGTGCGCCTGACGTTTGCCGCGCCGCTTGTGACCGCGCGCGAAATCAACGGTGTGGAGTCGCCGGTTGGATCGGCCACCATCGCCGACGGTGAACTGGTGACGAACTTCGGTCCGTATCAGCCGCGGACGTTCGCGGTGAAGATCGGCGCGTCACCCACACGAGTGACGACGCCGGTGTCGCGTCAGGTGACGCTGCCGTACAACCAGGCCGTCGCTTCCCGCGATGGATCCGTATCGGGTGGACGGTTCGATGCTTCGGGTCGGAGCCTGCCGGCGGAAATGCTGCCCGGTGAGATCACGTTCGGCGCGATTCGCTTCAGCCTGGCGTCGCCCGACAAGTTTAATGCTGTCATCCCTCGCGGTCAGACGATCGATTTGCCAGCCGGCACGTTCACGCGTTTGTATGTGTTGGCGGCGGCGTCGGAAGGTGATCAGCGCGTGATCGTGAAGATCGGCGAGACTCCTGTCGAGCTGACGATCCAGGATTGGGGCGGCTACATCGGGCAGTGGGACAACCGGATCTGGAAGGCCCGCGAAGAACCCGTTCCGCCACGGCAGGGAGCGCCCGCGCCGCCGCCCGGCACACCAGTGCGCATGCGTACCGTGATGGACTACGCGGGCTTGACGCCCGGCTTCATCAAGCGCACGCCGGTCGCCTGGTTCTCGTCACATCGGCACGCGACCGATGGCAGCAACGACGTGTATGCATATGCCTACCTGTATGTGTATGCGATCGATGTGCCGGCTGGCGCGAAGACCGTGACGTTGCCGGTGTCGGAGCGGGTGAAGATCCTGGCGATGTCTGTGGTCAACGAGAGCGCTCTGACGCGCCCGGCGCAACCGCTGTACGACACCCTCGACCGATAGGACCCGGGGGGCGCGATAAGTCGCGCCAGGCCTGGATTCCGGCGTTCGCCGGAATGACGAGACAAGAACCCGTAGAGGCGGGCCATGTAGCGGGTGAATTCCTGGGAGCGCC
This genomic interval from Acidobacteriota bacterium contains the following:
- a CDS encoding redoxin domain-containing protein, with the protein product MNKALLLLLGSVSGLLLSAPLGEEQVLSLTPHMPRIGEPLVIAYNSGAPGALLQECKAMTAEVLLLRVSEDALRLDIPMTQSGQSCSCTLRIDDDKARLMLLRFTSKGKTDDNNKNAWDSYLYGTDGKPLEHSHLQRASILQSIDVSGFKRKKDLAAARTELDKERLLYPDNWRASISLWALWMSESPTNETKAKIAAALKDLSEARPDDEEMMVELLKWFEKVGQLQKADEIVTSAIAVHPKGPIAVSVRLRAVYAEMDYAKKIPLLEAFLNDFPQEGPDLERFQNTLVFYCFKAGQYDKAITLLDSARRPDGMFYIQIAWHHIEKKERVEQAMEWARKGTERVRQESKPTYMSQSEWKTFLEGNVGAGLATSALGLLTLGHTREAERLFEEAFVLTKGKRPEINERLAECYLKNGEDSRVVEFCANSLRQGISTEKLVEYYRMAYRKRMGSAKGFDQALIEAGEFKNNRLRGKLSDGPSSPRAINFRLKSLDGRIVDLSVLRGKVVVLDFWATWCAHCKTALPVLEKVHKKYQDNPDVVILAIDTQEADTGANLAMRVQKYFAESHFTVPVLFDDVFLSRKYDIGGLPSQVVIDRHGRIRSRTLGFLGEQAMIDEMSLLIDTLLRE
- the recR gene encoding recombination mediator RecR, which gives rise to MSQPEPLTRLIDQLQRLPGIGRKSAQRLAFHVLKSTREDAERLADAILDVKERVTYCSTCNNVTDVDPCPLCTDSSRNTRVICVVEEPQNVLVIDRARDYNGLYHVLMGALSPLQGIGPGDLRIKSLLARVDTGGVEEIILATNPNVEGEATAIYLARLLKPLGVRVTRIAMGVPVGSDLEYTDDVTMHKAMEGRREV
- a CDS encoding RNA polymerase sigma factor is translated as MSTSGVSDSELVERARRGDHAAFGVLVDRHRTSAFRTALAALGSPDDAEEVTQEAFVAAFRYLADFREQASFKTWLLSIAWRKALTRRRSVRALLRRFVAPAEGTEWEWPDPSRGQERTLIDSELGAHLKRLISGLSPKLRDVLLLTTSGEHTYEEIAGMLGIPLGTVKWRVAESKRQLKGKLAELGYGGS
- a CDS encoding YbaB/EbfC family nucleoid-associated protein, producing MNIQQMMKQAQQMQEQMQRQMAEMRIEASAGGGMVTVVINGLKQLQSLKLDPEVVNKDDVEMLQDLILAAINDASRKADDAMSQQVGGMMGGMKIPGLS
- the dnaX gene encoding DNA polymerase III subunit gamma/tau; translation: MSYTVIARRWRPQKLDEVIGQRAVTQTLRNAMSSGRVAQAFVFAGPRGVGKTTTARILARMLNCANGPTADPCGTCDPCREIAEGRDMDVLEIDAATHTGIDNVREVIISGLAIVPVRDKYKIFIIDEVHQLSASSFNALLKSIEEPPPHVTFIMATTALDKIPETIASRSQVFEFKTISSRAIGDQLKKIAVADGITASDEAIALVARAAEGSMRDAETAFDQVLAFAGNTVGVEDVATVLGLVGRDLLFDVLTAVADENGAAAFELAGRAVEAGYDLRLLCRELARLVRDLLVLSIDETRFTDTDIAPEQDHERLKLLLPRFSREDLLRAFDVLARAESEIKGAAEPRYHLEMALLRWIHLRKLTPLSDLIEQLQGRSPAAAPPPRVAAAPPTHRQSAPAPPPFSAPSAAAPSVAASSSSATVARRVVRETSRPPIAPPRSTPPPPAVAPERSAAPPSQPAGAGGSVKDTYLEEIRKARGAFYGSVVAQAQRIEFESDRIVFRFTDAQKFQADQVWQNKDWLEKLALQVAGRRLAVAAESVRAETSARAATSPGASADQVKQEASLKAEALASPTVQALLGIFAADITDVTELKKKS
- a CDS encoding DUF4203 domain-containing protein, with protein sequence MLPLSYQLPAAVALMAGGVVTCFAGYRLFRFVLGAYGFILGALVASSMVGTADTWAIVVSAIAGGAVGALILVAGYFVGVALVGAGTAAFLLNVIYTPWRGEPQWVLVIVAAAIGAFVAIWFQRHVIVAATAFGGAWTMLVGLAALMAGKSAKAASATTDVWVVYPSAAGLPATWVYAAWIVLSLVGMYVQFHAGGKQKQKKKQ